The nucleotide window AGTTATATACGTATAACTCCAATCCTAAAACATATAATCTATTTTTTTGTCTTAAGTTATATACGTATAACTCCAATCCTAAAACATGACCTATAGTTCTGTTTCAAACAAAAAGGTAAAAGTAAAAAATAGTCACATAACAAAAAGcctaaaatagaaattttgaaaaatctttacaTCTTTTGTGTTTGAAGGGAGGGTTTTCACTTACCTCGTGTATTTATTTTTGTCACATTGCATATACAAAGTTTACTAGTAGAGTTAGAAATACAAAAACATTTTTCAAATTTATTAGTTTTTATATGAAAGAAAAGTTACAAGTTTATTTGTACTTTTTTAAGGAAAACGTCTAGAATTTATATTATGTTCTTCTATTATATTTTGTGCCATCACCAGGAAGCCAAGAAAAAGGAACGACAATTACTTTGAATACCTATTTCTTATTTATAATTAATATATCATCTCATTCACATGGGTTAGTCATATTTTATATATAGGAAAGAAGTAAAGTGTCctcttaaaattttaaaattgatgTTAATATAACGTTTTAAAAATTGAAATACTCTTACAAGTGTTCCGAGTGGGTGTGTTGTTATTGTAAGATTCAAGTAAATATAGAATTTACTGACTAAATATTGAAGCACCTAATAGCACATAACTATTTTAACAACAATAAAATGGATTAGTCAATAAGGTGACAGAGAAATCTACTGTCTTAGCAATTAAATAAAAGATCAAAGTCTAAAAAATGAATGGATCCTTGCAGTTCCCCGTTAATTCTTTTTAGAAAAAAAGGAAATACAAAGTAAATCATGTTTCAAAGAAAGTTAAACGTTACATTTTTGTGATAATTTGTAGTGTAATGGAAGAAAAAATTTCAGCTGGAATGCCAAGAACCTTCCGCCCGCCACTTTAATGCTCGATTCATCATTTTCCTCGCAAGTTTtacctatttttataaaacaacattcaataaatactataaattgcaaaataaataaataaaacataataCATGGATATTCTGATCTTGAAAGTAAAATCTAGAtactaaaatattaaacaaaatatATTATCATTTATCAGTAAACCAGAATATTTTTTTCTATTCTGGTATAATTTGCTTTTCATATTCATATCTTTCAATCCCTCCAGAAAATTAAAAACTATCATCCTTCCTTAAAGAAGCAAATCAACTCCCCTTTCCATTCCTACTAATATCATGAAAAATAGAAAATTCCACAAAACAGTTTCTCTCTTACTGCTTTTCTTGTTCTCACTCTCCCACCATCATTCTCTAATCAAAAggtacaagaaaaataaattctttcTTTATAAAGAGTTTgaatgaaaagtaaaagaaagattaatgagaaaaaaagaagaaaggtatGTATTGGAGAAGATGTGCTTTAGTATTTATAGTGACCATTACAATTTGTAACTTACATTCAGTAATATGAATAGAAATAGTAACGTACATTGGATGATTATGGTAGAATTAGTATTGATTGTATTAATTGTAATAAATTAGTAATAAAAAGTGGTAAGAAGGTTTTTTTTAAAGCAAAAAAAGGAGAATCAAGATAAATGAGAATTCTTGCATATGAGACATGCCACATCAGTTTGGTTATTCCCACCTATATATATCTTTCTATATATATTGTCTTGATTTGAATAATGCAAATGTTACACTCCATTGTTTCTTGGTActcaaaatttcacataaaaataagtGACGTATCTCATTTATTCATTCTAACTCCCTTTTTATGTTTGTTGACTTTGGGGATGTATTGTTAATCAAAGAAACACAAGTGATTTTGGTGAAACAATTAAAGGGTCAAACCCCTTGTAAAATGAGCTAATACTCTCCCAGCTTTATCTCATATGACAATATTTGTTAGAATGCGAAGTTTAAGATGTAAATTTGATTTgtatattttattagttttaaaTATTACAAATATCGTTGAAAAACGTTCGCATGATGACAGAACATAATATATTAAAGTTTTAAGATTTGAGTAGTTAAAATTGTTTTtgaatataataataaaataatagaaagtGTAATAATTTGAAAAAGGAAAATTTTGGGGGAAAAGGAAATTAAAGGGGCGGAATTATGAAGGGAGAACCTGGAAATAGGAAATCGTTTTTTGTGCATAAGAAAAGCTTCTAATTTGTTCACAGTTCAGTCTTCTCTCTCATTTGGCGTAACGACAACTGAAGATGGGTAGGCGAAGATCGGTGCAGCTCAGTTCCATCTTCATTTCTCTTTTGTTCCTCATCTCCTCTGCTAATTCCTTCTATCTCCCCGGTGTTGCTCCTCGCGATTTTCAAACTGTATGCCCCAATCCTATTGTATCTTTTTAGCTGGATTCTACTTTTTATGAACAAATACTGTATGATTTAGACCCTTTTTAAATCTTGGGGTTTTGCAATTTCTCTAGTATTACATTCTTGTTGAGTTTTGTGACTAAAAAGGGTTTGGATCTGTTGATTTTGACCCAATGGTGAAGTTTTAGGAAATAGTATGCCCTGTTTGATTCAGGTCCCCCccgccttttttttttttcttttctcgaGTAATGGGTATGATCAATGATGGATGATCTATTTTTGTTGATATACCAACCCCATTTCTGGTAATCTAAGTGCTTTGAGTGAACGCATATAAACATGAATAGATTTGATTGATACCTAATCTGTATTTTCAGCTTAGTTAGCTTATGTGAACTTAACAGAGAAATGTAGAGTATATTTTATCTCTGGAGTTCTTATTTCAAGAGAGGAAGAGGCTGTGAAGACCTTAATCTTAATCAAAAGATCATTCATAGTGTTGCCTTTCCATGTGTCTAAGCCTTGGTGGACAGAGTTATCTGGTAACTCTGCTAGTGAGAAATAACAGGTACCCGGTAGCGGAGGCGGATGCAATGTATTATTACCGGGTTCAACGGAAAACAATACCCGCATAAATTTACCAAAATTACTATAAATTGTAGATATGaaccataactttaaaaatataatgggttcaatattaAGAATCTTAAAGGCTGAACTCATAGAGCTTAAATGTTGGATCCGCCTCTGTGCGGTGGAATAGTCCATATGCACAAGCTGGCAGCCTGGCCTAAACACCATcatcaaaaaaaagaagaaaaaagatcaTCCCTAGTGTTGCTTTGGCAGTTGAACTACCTGACTCAAAGATTGAAGTTGTTTGGCGAATTTCTAATGGTTTAAGCATAGAATGTAATGAAATTGTATACAAGAAATTGTTGGGCTATCACTTTCTTACCACTTTGGACTGACTGCTTGGAGTAGAATAACCAGAAAAGAAAATCAGCTGAAATATACTATTTTTGCTATGTTCTAGCATCGGTTTTTGGGATTTCTTCTGTTGTTTGAATAATGAAAATGATCTGGCAACTCTATGCATCCTGCTGCTACCTCTATCATGTTTGATTGTTTCTAACTAGCTTTCTTTTTCGACATTTTTTCCCCTAACAGGGTGATCCCCTTAATGTCAAAGTGAACAAGCTGTCATCTACAAAAACACAACTTCCCTATGATTACTACTTCTTGAAGTACTGCAGACCTACCAAGATTTTGAATAGCGCAGAGAATTTGGGGGAGGTTCTTCGAGGGGACCGCATAGAGAATTCAGTTTATACTGTAAGGAGATCTTCTCTTTCTGTCTAGTCTGATAACCGCCAAAGGATaaaaaagaaagatttttttgTGTAATACTTGCTTATGTGTAAGTTGCTGAGTATATCtgtatttttgaattatttacagTTCCAAATGAGACAAGAACAACCATGTCAAGTCGTTTGTAAGAAAAAGCTTGATGCTGAATCTGCAAAGAACTTCAAGGAAAAGATTGATGATGAATACAGAGTCAATATGTAAGATTAAATTGAATATACTCTTGTCCCCTAAGAATTTAGTTTGATCCTACTTTGCatgatttttgggtcatgttttgcGCGTGATTTAAACCATAGAGTTAATATGTAAGACAACTTAGCTCTCCTGTACATGATTTCTCCTCATATTCTTGCACCTGAATTATGATTCTACACTGAATATTCATCTGATGCTGCAGGATTCTAGATAACCTTCCAGTTGCTGTTCTTAGACAAAGGCGGGATGGAATTCAATCTACTACTTACGAGCATGGTTTCCGTGTTGGGTTCAAGGGGAATTATGCTGGGGTTTGTGCAATCTTTGAATTGCTATAGACTGATGGTTTAATCCTTGCAGATTTAGTCTTAACTATTTTTGCATTCTCTTTCTGGTAGAGCAAAGAGGAGAAATATTTTATCAACAACCACTTGAGCTTCCGAGTCATGTACCACAAGGATCCTGAAACTGATACTGCGCGCATCGTTGGTTTTGAAGTGACGCCAAACAGGTTTCAGTGCTTTACACCAACGCCTtgtgtctttctttttttctttctcttctgaCTCGATTTTATCAATCGCATCAATCATGAGTACAATGagtctttttctttattttttcgcTCTCTTCTGACTTGATTTTATTGATAGCATCAATCATGAGTACAAGGAGTGGGATGACAAGAACCCTCAGGTGACGACGTGCAATGAGAATACAAAAAATTTAGTCCCAGGTAGCACTGTTCCCCAAGAAGTAGATGCAGATAAGGAGGTTGTATTCACCTATGACGTTTCTTTCAAGGTATTCTCTTATTAAACATTTGTCCTTCCTATGTCAGGCTTGAGAAATTCTTCTTTGTCTGTAGATATCTTAGTTACTATATTGTTCTTCAGGAAAGCGATGTAAAATGGGCTTCTCGTTGGGATACATACCTGCTCATGAATGATGATCAGATTCACTGGTTTTCCATCATAAATTCCCTTATGATTGTCCTATTCCTTTCTGGTATGGTCGCGATGATCATGATGAGAACTCTGTACAGAGATATTGCAAACTATAATCAATTGGAAACACAAGATGAGGCTCAGGAAGAAACAGGATGGAAACTTGTTCATGGGGATGTTTTCCGCGCTCCTATTAATTATGGTTTATTGTGTGTTTATGTCGGAACTGGTATCCAAATACTTGGAATGACACTTGTGACGATGATCTTTGCTCTGCTGGGTTTCTTATCACCCTCGAACCGTGGTGGGCTTATGACTGCTATGGTTCTACTATGGGTTTTCATGGGCTTGCTAGCTGGCTATTCTTCTGCCCGTTTCTACAAAATGTTTAAAGGAACAGAGTGGAAAAGGATTACTTTGAAAACTGCTTTCATGTTCCCTGGAATACTTTTTGCCGTCTTCTTCGTGCTGAATGCTCTCATCTGGGAAGAGCATTCTTCTGGAGCATTGCCATTTGGGACTATGTTGGCTCTAGTGTGTTTATGGTTTGGGATTTCGGTACCTTTGGTATTTGTCGGCAGCTACCTCGGTTACAAAAAACCAGCCATTGAAAACCCTGTTAAGACGAACAAAATCCCTAGGCAAGTACCAGAGCAAGCATGGTACATGAAACCAGCCTTTTCGATACTTATCGGGGGAATTCTTCCATTTGGAGCTGTTTTCATCGAGCTATTCTTCATCTTGACGTCCATATGGCTGAACCAGTTCTACTACATCTTTGGCTTTCTCTTCATAGTTTTCCTGATCTTGATAATCACATGTGCAGAGATAACTGTTGTGCTCTGCTACTTCCAGTTGTGCAGTGAAGACTATAACTGGTGGTGGAGAGCTTATCTTACAGCTGGATCCTCCGCTTTATACCTGTTTCTCTACTCCGTTTTCTATTTCTTCACTAAGTTGGAGATCTCAAAGCTGGTGTCAGGCATATTGTATTTCGGCTATATGTTGATTGCATCATATGCCTTCTTTGTGTTAACAGGAACAATTGGCTTCTGTGCTTGCTTCTGGTTTGTTCGGAAGATCTACTCCTCAGTGAAGATTGATTGATCGACAGAGAGAACTCATAGTTTGTTATTAGTATAGTGAAAAGGGTCGATGATGCTGAGATTAGGGAAAAAGCAGTAAAGATTGTCGCTTATAGCACAGTGGCCAAAGAGTGAGTTTTCAGCCTGCTAAGACAGTCGAGTCTTGTGGTATTAGCTTAGGGCTTGGCTTGTAACTTTTATACAATCGCTATATTTCTTTTTAGAAATGCATCTGGTTGGTCCTGGTAAAAGAAGTACTGCTCAATTTCAAAGTCTATGATGGCGGATATATGAATTTGGCACTGAAACCTTTGTCAAACTTCTGATTCATGCAACCCCATAGCACTTTCTATTTTTGACCAGGCAGTATGATAGACATCAAGTAAAATTGCCTACATTCTACTCTTGCTCGATGAGGAATTTAGTTGAGCTCAAAGACAGCCTGAACTTATTTTTGCCACCAAGTCAAAAAATTACACTAGTCATATGAAAGAAAAGAAGCTTATTTGTTACCTATCGATGTGTGTGTGTTTTATATTTCCTGTTTAAACGAAGGTGTCATCTTCCCTTACAGAATGCAAAGATGACACTCTTTTAGGCATTATAGGGTTCAAGATTTTTGTTATGTTCAAAGAAAGGTGAAATGGCAGATTCTTGGTAATCAAGCTTTATAGAAATCGCAAATGCTCATTCCTAAAGATTTCCCCATAAAAATAGCTATGCCTTTATTAAATTAGTTTTTTGACATGATAGAGAAACTAATTAGTTTAT belongs to Nicotiana tabacum cultivar K326 chromosome 6, ASM71507v2, whole genome shotgun sequence and includes:
- the LOC107759103 gene encoding transmembrane 9 superfamily member 7 isoform X1, whose amino-acid sequence is MGRRRSVQLSSIFISLLFLISSANSFYLPGVAPRDFQTGDPLNVKVNKLSSTKTQLPYDYYFLKYCRPTKILNSAENLGEVLRGDRIENSVYTFQMRQEQPCQVVCKKKLDAESAKNFKEKIDDEYRVNMILDNLPVAVLRQRRDGIQSTTYEHGFRVGFKGNYAGSKEEKYFINNHLSFRVMYHKDPETDTARIVGFEVTPNSINHEYKEWDDKNPQVTTCNENTKNLVPGSTVPQEVDADKEVVFTYDVSFKESDVKWASRWDTYLLMNDDQIHWFSIINSLMIVLFLSGMVAMIMMRTLYRDIANYNQLETQDEAQEETGWKLVHGDVFRAPINYGLLCVYVGTGIQILGMTLVTMIFALLGFLSPSNRGGLMTAMVLLWVFMGLLAGYSSARFYKMFKGTEWKRITLKTAFMFPGILFAVFFVLNALIWEEHSSGALPFGTMLALVCLWFGISVPLVFVGSYLGYKKPAIENPVKTNKIPRQVPEQAWYMKPAFSILIGGILPFGAVFIELFFILTSIWLNQFYYIFGFLFIVFLILIITCAEITVVLCYFQLCSEDYNWWWRAYLTAGSSALYLFLYSVFYFFTKLEISKLVSGILYFGYMLIASYAFFVLTGTIGFCACFWFVRKIYSSVKID
- the LOC107759103 gene encoding transmembrane 9 superfamily member 7 isoform X2, which codes for MRQEQPCQVVCKKKLDAESAKNFKEKIDDEYRVNMILDNLPVAVLRQRRDGIQSTTYEHGFRVGFKGNYAGSKEEKYFINNHLSFRVMYHKDPETDTARIVGFEVTPNSINHEYKEWDDKNPQVTTCNENTKNLVPGSTVPQEVDADKEVVFTYDVSFKESDVKWASRWDTYLLMNDDQIHWFSIINSLMIVLFLSGMVAMIMMRTLYRDIANYNQLETQDEAQEETGWKLVHGDVFRAPINYGLLCVYVGTGIQILGMTLVTMIFALLGFLSPSNRGGLMTAMVLLWVFMGLLAGYSSARFYKMFKGTEWKRITLKTAFMFPGILFAVFFVLNALIWEEHSSGALPFGTMLALVCLWFGISVPLVFVGSYLGYKKPAIENPVKTNKIPRQVPEQAWYMKPAFSILIGGILPFGAVFIELFFILTSIWLNQFYYIFGFLFIVFLILIITCAEITVVLCYFQLCSEDYNWWWRAYLTAGSSALYLFLYSVFYFFTKLEISKLVSGILYFGYMLIASYAFFVLTGTIGFCACFWFVRKIYSSVKID